From a region of the Trichocoleus desertorum ATA4-8-CV12 genome:
- a CDS encoding SDR family oxidoreductase, which produces MQLTGKVALVTGAGSGIGKAAAQLLAKEGAKIAALGRSNDDIQQTLAEIQKSGGEAIPVLADISQPEAMQQAIQAIADQWGRLDIVFANAGINGVWTSLEELEPDEWDKTLNINLKGTFLTVKYAIPLLKKQGGSVIITSSVNGTRMFSNTGATAYACSKAGQVAFTKMAALELAEHQIRVNVICPGAITTNIDENTERRDLEDIQEPVEFPEGKIPLTDGKPGTSEQVAQLVLFLASDNSSHITGTEVWIDGAQSLLQG; this is translated from the coding sequence ATGCAACTGACAGGGAAAGTAGCGCTAGTCACAGGAGCAGGATCGGGGATTGGTAAAGCCGCAGCTCAACTCCTGGCAAAAGAAGGAGCCAAAATAGCTGCCTTGGGCCGCAGTAACGATGATATTCAACAGACCCTAGCAGAGATTCAAAAATCCGGGGGAGAAGCCATCCCAGTGCTAGCTGACATCTCTCAACCTGAGGCAATGCAGCAAGCGATTCAGGCGATCGCAGACCAATGGGGCAGGCTAGATATCGTCTTTGCCAACGCGGGTATCAACGGCGTCTGGACCTCCTTAGAAGAACTAGAACCCGACGAGTGGGATAAAACCCTCAACATCAACCTCAAAGGCACCTTTCTCACCGTTAAATACGCCATCCCGCTGCTGAAAAAACAAGGCGGCTCCGTGATTATCACTTCCTCCGTCAACGGCACCCGCATGTTCAGCAATACTGGAGCTACTGCCTACGCCTGTTCCAAAGCAGGGCAAGTCGCCTTCACCAAAATGGCCGCCCTGGAACTCGCCGAGCACCAGATTCGCGTCAACGTCATCTGCCCCGGAGCCATCACCACCAACATCGACGAAAACACCGAGCGCCGCGACCTCGAAGACATCCAAGAACCCGTCGAATTCCCCGAAGGCAAAATTCCCCTGACCGACGGCAAACCAGGCACCTCCGAACAAGTCGCCCAACTCGTCCTCTTCCTCGCCTCCGACAACTCCAGCCACATCACAGGCACCGAAGTTTGGATCGATGGTGCCCAATCCTTGTTGCAGGGATAG
- a CDS encoding glycoside hydrolase family 31 protein: MPQVFGKLPTTAQPWSTIGAVQSIQKDDRTLYLDCGGPQLAIAILAPNLIRVRLAPTGNFQPRRSWAVTKDDHDWSAISFDFEETPNTLEIKTEQIRLSIQRDTAQITCFDPQNRPFAQDIAPGMAWRTGAIATWKQIEAEEHFYGFGERTGFLDKLSEVQTNWTTDALDYDALSDEMYQAIPVFMVLRPEVGYGIFFNTTYWSQFDIGADQPGVWRMETRGPELDYYIIYGPTPAQIIHTYTELTGRMSLPPQWAMGYHQCRWSYESEDVVQKIAHEFRQRRLPCDVIHLDIDYMNGYRVFTWSPKRFPHPDKLLRNLAEDGFKTVTIVDPGVKYEPEADYAVFDQGLEKDYFVRKPDGQLFHGYVWPSKAVFPDFLQPEVRSWWADWHKNLTEVGVAGIWNDMNEPALDDRPFGDNGNKIWFPLDAPQGPTNEQATHAETHNLYGLNMAQASAEALEKLRPTERSFVLTRSGYAGVQRWSSVWMGDNQSLWEHLEMSLPMLCNMGLSGVPFVGCDIGGFAGNATAELFARWMQVGMLYPLMRGHSSMGTAQHEPWVFGDRVEAICREYIELRYRLLPYLYSLFWSAANTGEPILRPLLYQYPNDPKTYSLYDQVLLGPSLMAAPVYRPGIECRAVYLPAGTWYDWWSGEQFEGPTHILADAPLERMPLYVSAGSIIPMAPVMQYVGERSLDELRLRIWPGTGEWTHYEDDGRTFEYRDGAWATSHYRVFPEGQQTVVEIAARQGNWTPSDREVIVELVGVGEQRFQDDGSDRRLTF; the protein is encoded by the coding sequence ATGCCACAAGTATTTGGAAAACTCCCCACCACCGCTCAACCCTGGTCCACCATCGGCGCAGTTCAATCCATCCAAAAAGACGATCGCACCCTTTACCTCGATTGCGGTGGCCCCCAACTCGCGATCGCCATTCTCGCCCCCAACCTGATTCGCGTCCGCCTTGCCCCCACAGGCAACTTCCAACCTCGCCGCTCCTGGGCCGTCACCAAAGATGACCATGACTGGTCCGCCATCTCCTTCGACTTTGAGGAAACTCCCAACACCCTCGAAATCAAAACCGAGCAGATCCGCCTCTCCATCCAGCGAGACACCGCCCAAATCACCTGTTTTGACCCCCAAAATCGTCCCTTCGCCCAAGATATTGCTCCCGGTATGGCTTGGCGAACAGGTGCGATCGCCACTTGGAAACAGATTGAAGCCGAGGAACACTTCTACGGCTTTGGTGAACGCACCGGATTCCTCGACAAACTCTCCGAAGTCCAGACTAACTGGACCACAGACGCTCTCGACTACGACGCTCTCAGCGATGAGATGTACCAAGCCATTCCTGTCTTCATGGTGCTGCGACCAGAAGTAGGATATGGCATCTTCTTCAACACCACCTACTGGAGCCAGTTTGACATTGGCGCAGATCAACCCGGTGTCTGGCGAATGGAAACCCGTGGCCCCGAACTCGACTACTACATCATCTACGGCCCCACCCCAGCCCAGATCATCCACACCTACACGGAGCTAACCGGACGGATGTCTCTGCCGCCTCAGTGGGCAATGGGCTACCACCAATGCCGCTGGAGCTATGAATCTGAAGATGTAGTGCAAAAAATCGCCCATGAGTTTCGTCAGCGTCGCCTTCCCTGCGATGTCATCCACCTTGACATCGACTACATGAATGGCTATCGCGTCTTCACTTGGAGCCCCAAGCGCTTTCCCCATCCCGATAAACTGCTGCGTAACTTGGCTGAAGATGGCTTTAAGACTGTAACCATCGTTGATCCAGGGGTGAAATACGAGCCAGAAGCCGACTATGCCGTGTTTGACCAAGGACTAGAGAAAGACTACTTTGTGCGGAAACCAGATGGACAGCTATTTCATGGTTATGTCTGGCCTAGCAAAGCTGTATTTCCCGACTTTTTGCAACCAGAAGTTCGCAGTTGGTGGGCTGACTGGCATAAAAACCTAACTGAAGTAGGGGTCGCAGGTATATGGAACGATATGAACGAGCCTGCCCTCGACGATCGCCCCTTTGGAGATAATGGCAACAAAATTTGGTTTCCCCTGGATGCACCGCAAGGCCCAACCAATGAGCAGGCTACCCACGCAGAAACCCACAACCTCTACGGCTTGAACATGGCTCAAGCTTCAGCCGAGGCTTTAGAAAAGCTTCGCCCTACAGAACGCTCTTTCGTACTGACGCGATCGGGTTATGCGGGTGTACAGCGTTGGTCCTCCGTATGGATGGGAGATAACCAGTCGTTGTGGGAGCATTTGGAAATGTCTTTACCGATGCTCTGCAATATGGGGCTTTCGGGTGTGCCTTTCGTCGGGTGTGATATTGGGGGGTTTGCAGGCAATGCCACGGCAGAGTTATTTGCACGCTGGATGCAAGTCGGCATGCTATATCCCTTAATGCGAGGACACTCCTCAATGGGAACGGCACAACACGAACCGTGGGTATTTGGCGATCGCGTAGAAGCCATCTGCCGCGAATATATTGAACTGCGCTATCGGTTGCTGCCCTACCTCTACAGCTTGTTCTGGTCAGCCGCAAACACAGGAGAACCCATTCTGCGACCCTTGCTCTATCAGTATCCCAACGACCCCAAAACCTACAGTCTGTACGACCAAGTGTTACTCGGTCCTTCCTTGATGGCAGCACCAGTTTACCGTCCTGGGATCGAGTGTCGAGCCGTTTATTTGCCAGCAGGGACTTGGTACGACTGGTGGAGCGGAGAACAGTTTGAAGGACCGACACACATTCTGGCCGATGCTCCGTTAGAACGGATGCCACTCTATGTCTCCGCTGGCAGTATTATCCCGATGGCTCCGGTGATGCAGTATGTGGGTGAGCGATCGCTAGACGAACTCAGGCTACGGATCTGGCCTGGAACTGGTGAGTGGACTCATTATGAAGACGATGGCCGTACCTTTGAGTACCGAGATGGTGCTTGGGCCACCAGTCACTATCGCGTCTTCCCAGAAGGCCAACAAACCGTGGTAGAGATTGCAGCGCGGCAAGGAAACTGGACACCAAGCGATCGCGAGGTGATTGTAGAACTGGTTGGCGTGGGTGAACAGCGCTTTCAGGATGACGGCAGCGATCGCCGTTTAACCTTCTAA